The following coding sequences lie in one Capsicum annuum cultivar UCD-10X-F1 chromosome 5, UCD10Xv1.1, whole genome shotgun sequence genomic window:
- the LOC107870385 gene encoding uncharacterized protein At4g14342, whose protein sequence is MQASDRFNINSQLEHLQAKYVGTGHADLTRFEWAVNIQRDSYASYVGHYPMLAYFAIAENESIGRERYNFMQKMLLPCGLPPEREDE, encoded by the exons ATGCAG GCTAGTGACAGGTTCAATATCAACTCCCAGCTTGAGCACTTACAAGCTAAATACGTTGGAACAGGACATGCCGACTTGACTAGATT TGAGTGGGCAGTGAACATTCAGCGTGACAGTTACGCATCCTATGTTGGACACTACCCAATGTTGGCGTATTTTGCCATTGCAGAAAATGAATCAATTGGAAGAGAACGTTATAATTTTATGCAG AAAATGCTTTTGCCCTGTGGTCTTCCACCTGAAAGGGAAGATGAGTAA